The region AACAGGTTACGCCGTTCGGTCCACTCGATTCGCTCCGATTCGCTGGTAGCCAAGAGGGCGACGAGTTGCGAAACGATCGTGCCGGTCCAACCGACGAGCGCAAGCGCGGCTAGGGTGAGTCTGAATTGGGTCACACGTACCGATACTGGACAAACCAATATAACAGTAAGTAGCACAGTCGTATCGAAAGGTAGTTACCATCCGAAATATGTGATACAGAATGAATGAATCGGCGACGATTCCTCGCAGGAAGTGGTACGTACTCAACCCTGATGTTGGCCGGGTGTGTTGAGGAATTCGTGAGGAGCAGAGACGAAGCGATTGATCGAAGCGAAAATCCGGATTCGATCGTACGCGGAACGGAGCCGCAGTTGTCGCCGGGCGAAGAAGCGACGCTCACAATTGACGCAACGGATGTCTCACGGATTTCGTTTGAAATGGCTCGGAGCTTTGGTGGCATCCACTATTCGTTCAATCCTCAAGAGTTCTCGCCGCCGCCGGACGAACGAGACTTCTCGTTTTCGCCGACGTGGTACTGGTCAACACCCGAGTCAGTGACAGTAGAAATCGACGTTCAGGTCAGCCACGATGCAGCGCCTGGTGAGTATCAGTATTCAATTGAAGCACAGGAGGCAGACAGTGCTGATCCAGTAACAGAAGACTTTCACATTACAATTCTGGAAGACTGATCCGGTACTATTGAAACGGCCGCGAACTCCTGACTCAAGCCACGGGAGGACGACGAATTCGCCGCGACAGCCGATTCTTTCACCCGTGAAGTAATGGTTCATCGTATGAGTACGACAGAGCGCGTCCGACTCGGCGCCGTCGGACTCGGATTCATGGGCCACGCACACGCCACGAACCCCGAACAGTTCGGTCACGAGGTCGTCGCGGGTGCGGACGTCGTCGACGAAACTCGCGAGGAGTTCGCAGCGATGTACGACGCGGAGGACCTCGACGCGGTCGCCGTCTCCACCCGAACGCCTTCCACGAGGAGAGCGTCGTCGCCGCCTTAGAGCGGGGCTACGATGTCTTCTGCGAGAAGCCACTGGCGAACGGCCTCGAGTTGTAATAACGGAACGTAATTACCGCTCGGAAATTATTGACGTTCTAGCATGAATCGTCGACAGTTTCTCGCCGGGAGTACTGCGAGTGCGCTATTGATGGTACCCGGGTGTAGTCACAGACTCATCGAGAACACCGGCGGAACGGACAGTGAAACCTCCAACGCGGACTCGAGCATCCAGGGAGCCGAACCACAGTTGACACCGGGTGAGGAAGCAACGCTCACGCTCACCGCAACAGATGTCTCGAGTCTGACGTTCAATCTGCCAGACAGCATCGCCGGGATCAACTATTCGTTCAATCCCGATGGGATCTCACCGACTCCGGACAATATAGACTACTCGTATCCTCCCGGGTGGTCCTGGGAGAACCCAACGTCTGTCGACCTCGAAATCCCTATTTCGGTCAGCCACGATGCTACTCCCGGCGAGTACCAGTATTCGCTCGAGAAAGAACAGACGGACGACGACGAACCAGTAACAGAGACGTTCCAGATTACGATTCTCGATGACGCGTAGCCGCTGAACACACTCGCAGATACCGCCTCGAGTGTTCGCCGCGACACCTACTACTTTGAGGAGTGATGTACTCGTTCCTCGTATGGCTACACAGACGGAGACTGTCAGGCTTGGTGTCGTTGGCCTCGGATTTATGGGGCAAACTCACGCGACGAATGCGACGGATCTCGGCCACGAAGTCGTCGCGGGTGCGGACGTCGTCCCCGAAACACGCGAGGAGTTCGCCCAGTCCTTCGGCGCGACGACCTACGAGGACGTTGCGGCGATGTACGACGAGGAAGCCCTCGACGCGGTCGCCGTCTCCACACCAAACGCGTTCCACGAGGATGCCGTCGTCGCCGCCCTCGAGCGAGGCTACGACGTGCTCTGTGAGAAGCCACTCGCAAACGACCTCGCGAGCGCCGAACGGATCGCTGCGGCGGCCGCGGACTCGGATGGCTTCTGCATGGTGAACTTCCACAACCGCATCTCGACCGCGACGGAAGTGTTCAAAGACTACCAGCGGGAGGGCCACTTCGGCGAGATTACCCACGTCGACGCGAACTACGTCCGCCGCCGAGGAATCCCCGGTGTCGGCTCGTGGTTCACCGAAAAAGCGCTCTCCGGCGGCGGCGCGGTCGTCGATATCGGCGTCCACGCCATCGACTTCGCGCTCTATCTCATGGACTACCCCGACGTCGAGGACGTCTTCGCAGTCACCCGAACCGAATTCGGCCACCGCGAGGACTACGTCGACCCCGGTGACTGGTACGACGAAACCGAGGACGCCGTCTTCGACGTCGAGGACTCCGCCACCGCGATGATCCGGTGTGCCGACGACCGAACGATTTCGCTCGAGGTCACCTGGGCGGCCAACCAGCCCGGAACACAGGAGTTCGTTGCGCGCGGCACCGAGGCTGGCGCGACACTCGATCTCGGTGGCGAGGAGTTGACGATGTTCCAGAGCGGAACCCAGGGCACTGACCATACGCTCGATGTGACGCTCAGCGACGGTGCAATTGACCGCACCGGGTGGGAGGGCAGCGACGAGCGCTTCCTCGAGGCCGTCGCGGCGGGCGAGGCTCCTGAACTGAACACCGTCGATCAGGGCCTGACTGTCCAGCGCGTCATCGATGCGATCTATCGCTCCGCCGAAGCAGGCACGTCAGTATCTGTCGAATAACTATCGAAAAGCAAAGATAGATTGCCTTAGCGCTGTGAATCGCGCAGAATCAGCGGGCCAATCGCGAGCGTCCGTTTCGCAGCTGTTGCGACCCGCATGATGTAGGTCGTCAGGAGGAAGAAGGGGATAAGCGTGAACGTAAACGTCACGGCGACGAGCCAGAGCAGAACCTCGACGCCGAGGATTGTGCCGGTAATCGTCGTCGTGTCGACGAACGTCATCATCATCCCGGAAACGAGCAGCGCAGGAATCGCCGCATAGAGAATGTACCGGGAGAGGTTGATGAGTTCCCACTGGAAGTACAGCGTCTTGATGTGCTCGCGTGCGGGGCCGAACATGGCGAACGACGAGCGCAGATCGTCGAGTGCCTCGTCCTGTTCTTCATCAATTACGTCGCCGTAATCGGCTTTGAGCCGCTCGATCTGGAAAATCTTCCACGAATAGTTGTAGTCCATCGACGCATAGACCACGTCGAACGTCCCGAACGACGCACCGTCTAATTCCTCGCGGACGGTCTCAGCGTTGCCCACGATGCTGTCGACGAACTCGTTGACCTCGTCTTTGAGATCGTCGTTATCGGTGCGTTCGATTTCATCCTCGAGTGCTTCGGCTCGCACCTGTGTCGCATCGACGATTTCGCGCAGAAACGCGGAGGGATCAGCTGGCGCTGGTTTGTCGGTCAACTCCTGAATGTACGATCGAAAGTCGAGTGTCTCACTCATTCGGGTTCGTTGCTCACCGAGCGGGCCGTTTTCCTGCGAGATGATGAGCTGGCTGATGGTGACGACCAGTGTGACACCGGTGATCAGCGAGCCGATCATCTGGGCGTACAGCGACTCGATAACGTTTCGGTCCTGCAACAGACCCGAGAGCGTCGGATCGAGTAGGGCTCCGAGCATGAACAGGACGAAAAACGAGAGCGCGAGGACGCCCGTGACGAGCAGGCGGTTCGCACCAACGAGCACCCATAGTTTGGCCCGGCTCTCGTCGGCTCGCTCGCGCATCGTGTCTTCGGTCGAGACCTGATCGTCGCTCTCACTCATCGCTGTCACCGCTTTTCGGCCGCTTAAAGACGAGATACTTTGTCCCGCCACCGGTGTACTCTATCGTCGTCACCAGTTCCCAGCCGTCCGCTCCGAGGTCGTTCAACTGCGTCGTCGGATCTTTCGCCTCCTCCATCGTCGCCTCACGAGGCGGACGAAGCGTCCGGTACTCCCAGATCGTCTGGCGAGATGTCTCCATACCGGTCCTATCACGAATCCGTAAAAAAGCGTTCGCGTTGCCTGTGAACGACTGCGACTCGAGTCAGTTCCGAGCTATGGCCCGCTCGAGTCGGTGCCAGTCTTACTCGTCGTCGACGATGACTTCGACTGGCTCGTCTTCGGTTTCGGTCTCCGCAGCGCTGGCCGAACTCTGTTCTTGCTGCCAGAGGAGGATACCGGCAACGGCGAGGACGATCCACGAGCGCCAGTTTGCCAGATTCAGCGTGTAGCCGATGCCGAACGGTTTTTCGACGAGCATGCCCTCGCCGGGTTCCCAGTGGGCCGAGAGCATGCGGCTGATGCTTGGGCGTTCGAAATTATACGGCACACCGAGGATCTCACCGGAAGTCGGTTTCTCTGCCATGTGCGCCGATACGTCCTCCCCTCCCAAGAGTATTGTGTGCTCGTCTCGACGGACGAGAGCCAGTTGGCCGATACGTAAACAAGGCTCGACGACCGACGAGTAGCCGCCGGGTAGGGTACCTACGGCTCCGCGACGTACCGACCCCGACCCTCAACGTCTGTGAGGCGCTCGAGGACGCGTTCCTCGCCGACCTCGAGATACCCCTCGCGAACCGCCTCGCGCAGGGGGTCGGGGTCGGCCGCGGTGCCGACGAGACTTTGATCGAAGACGTGCAGGTCCATAGCGTAGTCCTCGACGTGATCGGTGTGGTAGCCGAGGCCAAAGTCGATGAGATAGGTACGTTCGCCATTGTGCTCACGGACATCGTCCGTTCGCTCGTTCGGCGGCGCTACGCGCCGCCCCACCCTGACATTGCGCGTCGTCGGATCGCCATGCACGAAACCGGCGGTGTGGAGGCGAGCGAGGTGTCGCCCGACATCACGGACGGTGGCGGGCGTCAACTGCTCGCGGAGGTCACACTCGCCGACGTACTCGAGTTCCAGTCTGGCGTCCGTCGCATCCACATCCGAGAGCACCGGCGTTGGCACGCCCTCGCGACGGGCGAGTGAGGTGAGTCTGGCCTCGAGTCGGGTTCGCTCGGTTCGCAGGCGCTCGTCGAGTTGCGGGTGACGGTAGGTTTTAGCACGGCGACGCTTCGTGACGCGGCCGGTGTCTGGCTCGAGGGCGACGAGTGCTTCGGCACCGCGGACCTGCTGGTCGCCGTCGCTCGCGCTGCGACCGAGCGTGACGCCCGACTCATCGTCTCTCCAGGTTACCGGCACCTGATCCGGCCGGAAGTTCGGAT is a window of Natronolimnobius sp. AArcel1 DNA encoding:
- a CDS encoding DUF4177 domain-containing protein is translated as METSRQTIWEYRTLRPPREATMEEAKDPTTQLNDLGADGWELVTTIEYTGGGTKYLVFKRPKSGDSDE
- a CDS encoding Gfo/Idh/MocA family protein translates to MATQTETVRLGVVGLGFMGQTHATNATDLGHEVVAGADVVPETREEFAQSFGATTYEDVAAMYDEEALDAVAVSTPNAFHEDAVVAALERGYDVLCEKPLANDLASAERIAAAAADSDGFCMVNFHNRISTATEVFKDYQREGHFGEITHVDANYVRRRGIPGVGSWFTEKALSGGGAVVDIGVHAIDFALYLMDYPDVEDVFAVTRTEFGHREDYVDPGDWYDETEDAVFDVEDSATAMIRCADDRTISLEVTWAANQPGTQEFVARGTEAGATLDLGGEELTMFQSGTQGTDHTLDVTLSDGAIDRTGWEGSDERFLEAVAAGEAPELNTVDQGLTVQRVIDAIYRSAEAGTSVSVE
- a CDS encoding DUF5808 domain-containing protein → MAEKPTSGEILGVPYNFERPSISRMLSAHWEPGEGMLVEKPFGIGYTLNLANWRSWIVLAVAGILLWQQEQSSASAAETETEDEPVEVIVDDE